From the genome of Anopheles funestus chromosome 2RL, idAnoFuneDA-416_04, whole genome shotgun sequence:
ATCAACCACACACATCCATCCGATGAATggattgaaaatttaaaattcaaattaagcAACTTTTCTACACCATTCATCGCTGCGTTTGCGTGTTCCGTAGATGCTTGCTTCCTTATAGCGGTCCGTGTTGTGATAGAGGAAGAAAATTAAGGTGTTGTATAAAatgggatttaaaaaaaaatggaataattttcTCTTTACTGCCCATAATCACGAGCACGAAGCACGAAGAGAGCCGCTTCAAAACGTGTTCTATCACAAAATTCAATCTTTcaaaaaatatgaagaaaataacTCCACCGAAGAAAGAATAAACCACCACGTGTCCGTCAACTAAACGCTCTTAGACAGATGCGTGGAAGAATGAGCAAAAATCTACTTTCTTTGCTAAATTAATAAgtagatacacacacacgccaacgagttttaagaaaaagtttatttcctGTTTCTGTTAGTGCTGTGAAAAAGTTTAGCTCTGACAAATTCTGGCCGAGTCATAATTTCGTTCCGTGGATgataatcaatcaatttttcgTGCTCTTTACCTTTGGTTTACTGTTGCATATTGATGCTCACATTTCGATAAAGTAAACTCCAATTTCTTTGTCTCTTCTCGGTTCTTCGATATGTCGGTTTCGATGATAAACTTTTCCCTTGCTACAATTGCTACCTTTCCTCCAACAATTGAATAGTTTCGTGTTAGTCCGCTACAATATTTCTGTTCTCTTTGTGTCCCTTTACTGCGCTCAAAACCCGGCCTAACCAGTCCCGTCGACAACTTTGTTTGACTGTGATACAAACGTTAGAACAGCGGCCGGAAAATGTGTTAGTTCTAAGGCTGAATTCTGCTACCCCTTCTATCGTTTTGGCCTAAAAGCGTCCTCGGCAACCTTGCCAGATCAGCATCATGTCATCGTGAAaacaatggaggcgcccaccACCAAGTAAAGATTTTGCCcttcgatggagacgcccggtctTTCACTTTAGCAACATGAATAACATTACCCACAACATAAAGGACTGCCGGGGGTTGCTCCTCATCGCGTACCCAATGCTCACACTTGATCGGGTTATCCTATTATCATAGAACTGCTTGCTAATGGTTATGTTGTGTGTCCTTCGGTTTTCACTTGAGTGTAAGATGATGAGCTGCTGGGgagcacaaaaaagcaacaaaaaaaactacactaAGCAGACACTAAAAAGcgaatggaaaactttgtGCTAAACATTGTTTGCATCGGTTGCATATTCGGCCTCTACCATAGGTGGAGAAGAAagctgattttattttcctactTGTAAGTTTGTACCAATGCCGCGTGGCAAATTTTCTTTCGTGGTTTGTTGCATTCGCCGCATGACATTAGTGACTCGTGAATATGTCAACACACAAAGCTACAGATTCAACCTCACTCATGTATATGGTCACATTCAGACACACCGACAAAAGAAACAGTTTCTGACAGCTTCACATTTATTACATCGTACCATTCCGGCTGCTCATGTTTTTCCTACTTCGACGAGGTGAAGAGAGGTCTCTGTTCGAAACAAGGGTATACAGGTTTCTGGTTTCAGGCCTGGTACAATCAGCGCTTCGAACCGACCGAAAAGCATACTCCCAACACACCCACTACGGCGTGTGATTTTGCTGTTATGTGAACTGTTTTTTGTCTTTCGCTTCGTGTAGAGTTAGTTAAAACTTTCTGCCCACTGTTTCGAGATGGTTGCGGCGCGTCTTTTGCCTcgcaattttccaccaacaacCAGTGAGCGAGAAAGAGCAACACAAAAAGGCTTAAGATATGAATTCCGTACCGATCTGTGGAAATGTGCATGTGGATGTAGCTACTGTTTCACCGGATGCCCTTTTTCCTGACTTTTCGAACTCCGTTACATTTCACcggataaaaaagaaacataaagaaagaaagggcTAAGCAACACTTTAGTCTGAACACTGCTTTAAAGGTGAAGGGGAGATATTGAAGccggaaagaaaggaaagtcaTCAGGTGCGATAAAAGTTTGTTGGAGGCTACGGAACGAAGAATGCTTTTGTCGGTAGACGAAGTGGTTTTGTGCCAGAAAACTGGTACTGTCTATACGAATCTCTACATACAGCTGTAGGGATCGAAAACTATCCTTAACTTACCAAACGGAACGACTGGTACGGAAGAATCTCTTCGAATGGTGGGTTATAGCTGTGTGTTGGTTACATAATTTTGCTAACTTGTGCCCTCTCCTGCGGCATGTCTCTGGAAGAGTCGTGTAATGGTATCCTGTTGCAAAGAGAACAGCGCGCTTACAATACAATTGAATAACACTTTTACCGAgaaccattttctttgtggTGTGGTAACTAAATGGTATCGTGTATGTAGCATTTTGAGGATGCAATGCATCATGGTTCGAACTCTGGTTGAGATCTTTAATCATGGCCCATCACACAGATTACTTTGCTTTCTAAGATTGCCTCACACCGCTATCACTATAAAACAACGCAATATATAAGTTCCCAAATTCGCTTTTCCCGTCATCTAGGCTTGCTTGCTCCTGCTTTGAATGGTAATTAgtaaaatcgatttttaatGAAACGCGATTTCATGTGGTTGCGAAATGTACGAATCATGTCGCGTATTCTTGTTTCGAAATGTATTCATTAAAGTAGTAGGTACAGTTCAAACTTACCCCATAGGGCGCTAGGGTTGTTGATATTCCGATTCATTGATGGAGGGGGAAATGTACTCCAAATTCATCCTATGTTTCGTGCCATAACCTCATGCGTCATTAACGTCACCTCACGCTAACGGTACAATCGTACCTTCTGctagaaatatttcattcataaatgcACTAATCGATCAACTTATTCtcacgttttgttttaccttatTTATTGGTTCTTTCTTCAACGAAACGGATTATTAAATAGCTCAtattgtatttattatttctctGAAATGGGTAGGCCATTTTTCACTTTGGCATTTGAAGATTTAGAATGGATcatgaaaattatatttttaatattttgtcttACCGGTGATTTTTCCAAACTTTTGTAAACCACAATCCATTTTGTATAATGTGCGTACCCTATCTCAAGCCTGTGATTACTTATTTTCCTACTTTTACCAATGGCTGCTTCCATCGTGGTTCCTACTGTCACCTACGATCCTTCTCTGTCGCACACTCACCATGtggatataaataaataaacaaaacaaacgataaacAAATGGGACTGAAACGATAACACCAACAGCAAAAGGTGCACACAAGCGGGATCTGAACAATCTGTACCAAGTGATCTATTACGGTGACTCGCAGGTCGAGGTCGGCAAACCATTCTCGATCTCGTGCATCATCAGCATCGCCAATTCGGTCGAGTGGCACAAGGACGGTGAACCGATCCGGAAGCATAGCAACATCCGTCACGGCAAGGATGAGCATAGTTACATCGAAAGTGAGATGGGCATCGCAGGTAATGGGATACGtaacaaccacacacacacaaatacacaatgCATCTCAGATTCATCGCTACGAACGGCCATTGTAGTGTTCTGGCTAAAAATTTGTCCAACAAGAACATATAGGCAAAGGATGATAAATTTTCACAATATAGGTTGTATATAGGACGAATAGGAATTCGGAATTATTGCCAAAACCATCTGTAATGTAAATCGTAATCGCTTGTAGATCGGcacttttcacattttttcatcAGTTCGAACGAGTCAATTGGTGATTTTTGTAAAGTTATATTCTATATACACCACAATCCAAGCGGTTAGAAAACATGAAACCTCTACCATAGCCAAACTATAACCACTAATTGAACATATCCGTTATACCGGTGTCAACGGAACGTGTGTGATGGATATCGACAGTAAAATGTCTccgtacaaaaacaaacaaaaaatcgcttTCATCTCACACGCTGACGCATACCGAATACGATGCTACACAGCGGTAAAGATGTTGATGATAGTACTGTTGCTATCGTCTATGTCTAGctgtcaaagaaaaaaaatgaaaatgtgttgATGAATGCGTCGAAActgaccaggcgtctccattcacACGTTCCGAAGATGAGACAGAGTACCTTAGCTCTGTGTTGAACGGCTTAACGTGGTTAAAAGAGGCTGTTTATGTTGCCACGTGGCATTAGTTTATTTTACTAcatgaaatattcatcaaGAATTTAAGTTAAAAGACAGCTAGAAGCATTTAGCTCAGGGTGACACGCgtccactgttttttttttttgcgggaaGACATTAGACGCACGTTGTTTGAGAAGTAAAACATGTGTATAAAAACACGACATCGTAGCTTGCATGCTAGAAATATCCATTCTTCTGATGAAGAAAGATGCAAAATAGCTCTAAGAAAATTTACTTCTACAGTAGAAATTTTCTCTTCAAACTGTTAGTCAATTAGAACATAGCGTAGATATATCATGTTCcgaaaaaagtttcttattACTCATCATACTTGCTTGTGTAGCACAGAAACAAAAGGTTAGGATACTTTTCACGCGCTAGTGTATCGCCCATGAGTTGTGCCGCCACTCCATACCTTAGCACTGCCATTTACTCCGCAGAAGGTGTACATTAAAAACCAAAAGGTCAAATAAATTTGATCGAGCATTTCTCTCTTGCATATCACCTTGGCCGCAACGCAACGTACTGAACGGTAGGAAATCGAGACAAAATAGAAGCATCGATCAGCGTCCAACGAGCACTACCAAAGCATCAGGGCAAGTACCAGTGTAACGCACTGTACAAAAACTACCATCAACTGTACGTGTACCGGAACGGAACGCTACTTGGCCATAGCGGTACATCTTCAGCGGCAGGCACAGGATCATCACGCAATGTCGAAAAGCATCATGACGACAATATGCAGGTTATGTTGAGCACAGTTAAGTCAACTCTGATTGCTCCACTATCCGTTGAGCATCACCATTTTACGACGGCCGTAGCATTAGCTCCAGGTCCCGCCATTATAGACGAAGAGTTTCCCGGCGGATCCTTAGAGCGTGAGCACGAACGGGAACGGGAGTCGTCCAAATCTTCCGCCCACGGTCCGCATCATCATCGACAGCAGACGGGCGTAGGTCATCGACACCATACAGGTAGTTCAGCCGAGAAGAAACTAGCTCCTCAGCAGCACGCCGTTTCTCCGGGCAAAGATGACTCCAAACGTTTCGTGAGCCAAAAAACTACGGGAGAACAGGACTCACTCCTGCCCGAGGAGGTGCTCGAACAAACTGTGGAAGATTTGGAAGATTATGCCCCGGTGATGCATACGGATAAGTCTTTGTCGCTGGGTAAAGCGAAGCATTCCAGTACCGGTAGAATGCAACAACCACCTCCACTGATGGAAACGCGTGACGATGAGGACGAAGAATCATCGCCTGACGGTGTTCGGGAAGCGGATACACAGGACATAATTAATCTTGATACGTCGGTCGGTGCAGAAAACATTGAGGACCTTGTTGAACCGGATACCGAAATAGTTATCGAAAGCAAAGCGATCTCGCTGGAGGATGATAACATCGATAGGTTGATCCAGAACAAGAGCGATATTAACGGTATCATTCTGGTGGACAGCTTGGAGGAGTTAGCTTCACACAAGAAGCCGCCCAACGAGGATAGCACTGCTCTTATCATACCCGTGCATCCTACTGTCGGTTCTTTAATGCGAACCACCAGCAATGTCTCCAGCAGTTTCCAAGGTTTTTCAGTGGCCGCTATCGACAGCACCATTGCATCGATGGCAGGCTCCACTGGTATCCAACAGGCAAAGGAGGAGAACATTATTATCCTCACTATGAACCACACCACCACTACCGTTGCACCTCCACCACAGGTGGTCGTTGGGGGTGAACAGGATAATACggttcaccatcatcatcaccatcatcacgaaCATCACACTACTACAACTACAGCAAAAGTGACAACCACTCCAACAAcagctactactaccactaagACTTCTACCACTAGCATCACTACCACAACAGCGACGGTGGCAACACTACTCACTACCACAGCTGCCGGTGAGGATACAAGAATTTATCGCTCcaaaaaattattgttttcatttgggGGACAAACGAaccatttttaaaagaaaagagaaaaattggaaacaaattgaaccaccaaaaaaaaaacatgccgaGTCGTTCAAAAATGGTTCCCGTTTACGAATGTATAGAGCATTTGTACGTTGGTAATAGTGCGtgctagcaacaacaaaaaaagttcttttGCTATGCTACGGTTCCTTTTACGTGCGCTGCCATGATTGCTTGCcttggttatttttttgtatttacttTCATCCACTCACATTATGCTGTAGGAAACCGataagagaaaagaaaagaagcaaacatcAAGTTGATCAGTTCACGTTTCATACCTACTTGCGCTGCCCTGTTGTTGTGGGATCCCTTTTCCATTAATCTGCACCCTTTTGTCGTGTTACGCCGCGTGTTATGCTTGAGCAAAAATTTGTTCACTGTTCCTGTTTCGTTCGGTCTCTAGCAAGTGATTGTTTAGTTTAATCATATGGTTTGTTACAATAGTTATCCATAGTTAATCCCCATCCCAGTCTCAATGTTACGTAGGTGGTACGGtagacatttaaaaattgtaataactTCTAACCAAAAAATCATGTCCATTGATTGCTTTCgctttttatttaatcaaaatatcaTCTGTTTcgttgaaatgtttcttttttatatatagtttatttaaattttgttgtgCTGCTGTACGAGTTCTGAATAGCTTCGCTCTGCTATTCTGTGTGCGTTTCATGACGATGATGTTCTTATGGGAGTGGTTTTATTCGGCTTTTCCCCCGTTTTATTCGCTTGGAATGAT
Proteins encoded in this window:
- the LOC125762342 gene encoding uncharacterized protein LOC125762342 isoform X4, which encodes MDCKRILRCSALVVLVSVTLVYAQSSAKGAHKRDLNNLYQVIYYGDSQVEVGKPFSISCIISIANSVEWHKDGEPIRKHSNIRHGKDEHSYIESEMGIAGNRDKIEASISVQRALPKHQGKYQCNALYKNYHQLYVYRNGTLLGHSGTSSAAGTGSSRNVEKHHDDNMQVMLSTVKSTLIAPLSVEHHHFTTAVALAPGPAIIDEEFPGGSLEREHERERESSKSSAHGPHHHRQQTGVGHRHHTGSSAEKKLAPQQHAVSPGKDDSKRFVSQKTTGEQDSLLPEEVLEQTVEDLEDYAPVMHTDKSLSLGKAKHSSTGRMQQPPPLMETRDDEDEESSPDGVREADTQDIINLDTSVGAENIEDLVEPDTEIVIESKAISLEDDNIDRLIQNKSDINGIILVDSLEELASHKKPPNEDSTALIIPVHPTVGSLMRTTSNVSSSFQGFSVAAIDSTIASMAGSTGIQQAKEENIIILTMNHTTTTVAPPPQVVVGGEQDNTVHHHHHHHHEHHTTTTTAKVTTTPTTATTTTKTSTTSITTTTATVATLLTTTAADVLLPNYDQASTSLKIFDIAKSVTLGCNITQEGNFDLSWAKDGKNVSEVESLKDRFKLLPAERKLIISRALETDAGQYTCSVPQLGVSKNFNVVANVVVKFESTEIGKTNIVEGERLTLHCIAFGTDPKISWIVGNNTYNASTDHIVLEEDERGVENAKLIIDSITLNDYADYTCEARNNASDFTGKPAQVMITVRVRGKYAALYVFLGIIVEVVLLCAIILICEKRRNKTEIEESDTDQSPDH
- the LOC125762342 gene encoding uncharacterized protein LOC125762342 isoform X3, with the protein product MDCKRILRCSALVVLVSVTLVYAQSSAKGAHKRDLNNLYQVIYYGDSQVEVGKPFSISCIISIANSVEWHKDGEPIRKHSNIRHGKDEHSYIESEMGIAGNRDKIEASISVQRALPKHQGKYQCNALYKNYHQLYVYRNGTLLGHSGTSSAAGTGSSRNVEKHHDDNMQVMLSTVKSTLIAPLSVEHHHFTTAVALAPGPAIIDEEFPGGSLEREHERERESSKSSAHGPHHHRQQTGVGHRHHTGSSAEKKLAPQQHAVSPGKDDSKRFVSQKTTGEQDSLLPEEVLEQTVEDLEDYAPVMHTDKSLSLGKAKHSSTGRMQQPPPLMETRDDEDEESSPDGVREADTQDIINLDTSVGAENIEDLVEPDTEIVIESKAISLEDDNIDRLIQNKSDINGIILVDSLEELASHKKPPNEDSTALIIPVHPTVGSLMRTTSNVSSSFQGFSVAAIDSTIASMAGSTGIQQAKEENIIILTMNHTTTTVAPPPQVVVGGEQDNTVHHHHHHHHEHHTTTTTAKVTTTPTTATTTTKTSTTSITTTTATVATLLTTTAADVLLPNYDQASTSLKIFDIAKSVTLGCNITQEGNFDLSWAKDGKNVSEVESLKDRFKLLPAERKLIISRALETDAGQYTCSVPQLGVSKNFNVVANVVVKFESTEIGKTNIVEGERLTLHCIAFGTDPKISWIVGNNTYNASTDHIVLEEDERGVENAKLIIDSITLNDYADYTCEARNNASDFTGKPAQVMITVRVRGKYAALYVFLGIIVEVVLLCAIILICEKRRNKTEIEESDTDQSPDQEKLKK
- the LOC125762342 gene encoding uncharacterized protein LOC125762342 isoform X1, encoding MDCKRILRCSALVVLVSVTLVYAQSSAKGAHKRDLNNLYQVIYYGDSQVEVGKPFSISCIISIANSVEWHKDGEPIRKHSNIRHGKDEHSYIESEMGIAGNRDKIEASISVQRALPKHQGKYQCNALYKNYHQLYVYRNGTLLGHSGTSSAAGTGSSRNVEKHHDDNMQVMLSTVKSTLIAPLSVEHHHFTTAVALAPGPAIIDEEFPGGSLEREHERERESSKSSAHGPHHHRQQTGVGHRHHTGSSAEKKLAPQQHAVSPGKDDSKRFVSQKTTGEQDSLLPEEVLEQTVEDLEDYAPVMHTDKSLSLGKAKHSSTGRMQQPPPLMETRDDEDEESSPDGVREADTQDIINLDTSVGAENIEDLVEPDTEIVIESKAISLEDDNIDRLIQNKSDINGIILVDSLEELASHKKPPNEDSTALIIPVHPTVGSLMRTTSNVSSSFQGFSVAAIDSTIASMAGSTGIQQAKEENIIILTMNHTTTTVAPPPQVVVGGEQDNTVHHHHHHHHEHHTTTTTAKVTTTPTTATTTTKTSTTSITTTTATVATLLTTTAADVLLPNYDQASTSLKIFDIAKSVTLGCNITQEGNFDLSWAKDGKNVSEVESLKDRFKLLPAERKLIISRALETDAGQYTCSVPQLGVSKNFNVVANVVVKFESTEIGKTNIVEGERLTLHCIAFGTDPKISWIVGNNTYNASTDHIVLEEDERGVENAKLIIDSITLNDYADYTCEARNNASDFTGKPAQVMITVRVRGKYAALYVFLGIIVEVVLLCAIILICEKRRNKTEIEESDTDQSPDQNKNGYHGNESELRQRK
- the LOC125762342 gene encoding uncharacterized protein LOC125762342 isoform X2 — its product is MDCKRILRCSALVVLVSVTLVYAQSSAKGAHKRDLNNLYQVIYYGDSQVEVGKPFSISCIISIANSVEWHKDGEPIRKHSNIRHGKDEHSYIESEMGIAGNRDKIEASISVQRALPKHQGKYQCNALYKNYHQLYVYRNGTLLGHSGTSSAAGTGSSRNVEKHHDDNMQVMLSTVKSTLIAPLSVEHHHFTTAVALAPGPAIIDEEFPGGSLEREHERERESSKSSAHGPHHHRQQTGVGHRHHTGSSAEKKLAPQQHAVSPGKDDSKRFVSQKTTGEQDSLLPEEVLEQTVEDLEDYAPVMHTDKSLSLGKAKHSSTGRMQQPPPLMETRDDEDEESSPDGVREADTQDIINLDTSVGAENIEDLVEPDTEIVIESKAISLEDDNIDRLIQNKSDINGIILVDSLEELASHKKPPNEDSTALIIPVHPTVGSLMRTTSNVSSSFQGFSVAAIDSTIASMAGSTGIQQAKEENIIILTMNHTTTTVAPPPQVVVGGEQDNTVHHHHHHHHEHHTTTTTAKVTTTPTTATTTTKTSTTSITTTTATVATLLTTTAADVLLPNYDQASTSLKIFDIAKSVTLGCNITQEGNFDLSWAKDGKNVSEVESLKDRFKLLPAERKLIISRALETDAGQYTCSVPQLGVSKNFNVVANVVVKFESTEIGKTNIVEGERLTLHCIAFGTDPKISWIVGNNTYNASTDHIVLEEDERGVENAKLIIDSITLNDYADYTCEARNNASDFTGKPAQVMITVRVRGKYAALYVFLGIIVEVVLLCAIILICEKRRNKTEIEESDTDQSPDQRRRKTSRNYN